TATAAATCACTATCGTCATGGAAGCAGAGATGGACCTGGATTTTCAATGGAAACGGCTGGACGATCTGTCCACGCGGGAAATGTACACAATCATCCAGGCTCGCGAGGCCGTGTTTGTCGTGGAGCAGGCTTGCGCCTACCAGGAAGTTGACGGCCTGGATCTGGATTCCTGGCATTTGTCCGTGCTCAAAGACGGCGAACTGGCTGCCTATGCCCGCGTTGTGGAGCCTGGCTTGAAGTATGAGGAGCCTTCCATTGGCCGTGTCCTGACCCTAGCCAAGTTCCGCAGCCTGAAAATTGGCTATGCACTGGTGGCTGAAGCCATTCGCTTTACAGAAACCCACTATCCTGGCGCAGGCATACGCATTGGCGCACAAGCGCATTTACAGAAATTCTACGGTTCTTTAGGTTTTGAACCTGTGGGCGAGATCTACGACGAGGACGGCATTGCTCATATTGATATGGTCAAAGCGGCTGTCATCGCTTGATAGGGTCTACTGCTCACTTAAGCCAGGCAAAGCGGAAATATCGTCTTGCGCCTTAAGATACTCAATCAAGGCACGCGCCGAGTTCGACAAATGCCGTCTATGTGTATACGCCAGTACCAGACGCAAAGGGGCAGGAGGCAAGGGCAGGGGAACGGAAACCAGGCGCCCTTGTTTGATCTCTTTTTCACACCCTTGCTGCGCCAGCATTGCAAAACCCAGCCCTTTGACGGCACCAGCTCCTGCCAGCAAGCCGCTATTCACACGAAAACGGCTGGGAACATTCAGAATTTGAAAGCGACCATCGGGTAAGACAAACTGCCAGGCCTGGCCATCCAAAGCCGTATCAGTCGTAATGCAGGGCAAGTGCTCCAACTCTTCCAGGCTGGTGGGCATACCGTATTGCTGGATCAAAGCAGGCGCGGCGACGACCTGACAATCAAAAGAACACAACTCCTGCACCACCAGGCTGCTGTCCGGCAAAGCCCCCCGACACATCAGCAAAGCCAGATCAAAATCCTGCGCCAGTACCCCTGGACCTTCCAGATTGGTCTGACAGTGCAGCTCCAGCTCCGGATGTTGCGCCGCAAAATCCGCCAAAATCCCCGCCAATAAAAACGGCCCTACCTCGGAGGGGATGCAAATCCGCAAGCGTCCCGACAAACGGGTACGCTGATCCAGCAAATCCTGCTCGGCTTGTTTTAATGCTCCCCACCAGGGCTGAACCGTATCGAACAGGCCTTGGCCCACACTGGTCAAGCGCAACTGCCGGGAACTACGTTCCAGTAAACGCTGACCAATCTGCCGCTCGAGTTGCGCCACATAGCGGCTGACATTGGAGGTTGGCAAATCCAGTGCCTGGGCTGCGGCCGTAAAACTACCGCTTTCAGCGACTTGGACAAAAACCCGCAAGGCATTCAGATTCAGCTGGGAAGTCATAGGATTATCCCGGTTTTGATAATTTGATATTCAAATTATAGAGACTACTTATCAAAACCACGAAGAATTAGGCTGGAGCCTTCTCTCTTTATACGTCTCGCCATGTCTGATTCTGAAGTGTTTCACCCCCGGCTTCGTGCCCGTGCCGTCTCTTTCATCCAGTTTGTTCATGCTCTGGAGTTCATGGCCTTAACGCCTTTGTTCGTCTGGATGGCGATGGACTTTACTGTTCCAGCTACTTATGCCGGTTATGCCGCCTCCGCTTATATGGGCGCCGCCGCTTTATCGGGTATCTTGGCCGCTCGCTGGATGCACCGAGCCACTCTCAAGCCTTTATTGCTGCTGGCGCTGATTCTTTTGGCTGTATTGACCGCTTTGGGAGCCGTCAGCTCAGAGTTTGGTCTGTTTATCTTGCTGCGTTTTGGGGCCGGTTTGTTAGGTGGTTTCTTGATGAGCGCCGCCCTGACCTTGCTGCTGAACGGCATGAATGCGGAGCAACGGACCGACGCGATTGCCATTGTGGTCAGCGCCTTTGCCTTGGGCAGCATTATCGGCATGCCCGCCACCTTGTTCATCGCGGTGGAGCTGGGTTGGCGTATCGCCTTGATGGTTCTGGCTGGGCTTTGCCTGTTTGCCGCTGCCATTGCCTATCGCTATCTGCCTTCCAGCCCGCCCCTTGCTGCTCGAGCATCACAGCTGGCTATGGGTAAAGAAGCCTGGCGCTGGCTAAGCCTGCCGGCTATCGCACAGGCAGGCTCACTGTTGCTGATCCCGGTCCTGATCCCCATTCTGGCACTACGTTACGGCACTCAATTGCAGCAGATGCCAGCGATATTCATGTTGGGTGGGGTCGCTGCCTTGGTGGCCTCACGCCTGTCTGTCACGGGCATCAAGAAATGGGGGGAGACCTTGGTATCTGATCTGGGCACGCTGATCTTGCTCTTGTCCTTGGCCATGCTGGCCCTGGGGTGGGGGACCGCCTACGGATTCATGATCCTGTTCATGATTGGCAGTTACTGCCGCCTGGTGTGCGCCAGCGCCTGCAGCGCCAGCTATCCCACTCAAGCTCAGCGGGGCCGTTTCATGGCTTTGCAGACCACGAGCAACCATATTGGCAGCTTTATTGCCTTGGCGGTTCCCTCCCTGCTTCTCGGTACGCTGGACATGTCCCTATCAACGCTGAATGTCTTGCTGCTACTGACCGCCCTGGTCGCGCTTGCCTTGCCCGTTTTAATGCGAGGGGCCGCCGCCAAGCCCTCCAGGAGTGACGATCAAATGCAAACAACTGATCACTAACACTACTAAATCTCTACACCTGCTTACGCATACTCCCTGACACCTGGTTTAGGGTGTCAGGTAAACGCTTGCATGAGCGTCAGGGGAGGGGCTTCCGACAAACAGCATCACGTCAAAGGAGTCGCATATGGCTACACACACCGCCAAACGCGCCGAGCTTTACCGCATGGTGACTGCAGAACATATCTGCCCCTTCGGACTGAAGGCTCGCGCACTGCTCAAACGCAAAGGCTACGAGCTGGAGGACCACTGGCTAAGGAATCGCGAAGAGATTGATGCATTCAAGGCTGAGCACCATGTCAGCACTACCCCCCAAACCTTTATCGATGGGAAGCGCATAGGGGGCTATGACGAACTGGTCGAATATTTCGGCGGGACAGTCAAGGACAAGGATGCCGTCAGCTACACACCCGTCATCGCCTTGTTTGTGATGGCTGCCTTGATGGCATTGGCCGTTTCATGGGCGGCCTTCGAGCAAATCGTGCTGCTGCAGACGGTGGAGTGGTTTATTGCGATTGCCATGTGTTTGCTGGCCGTTCAGAAACTCAAGGATGTAGACGGCTTTGCCACCATGTTTCTGAACTACGATCTGTTGGCCCAGCGATGGGTGCGTTATGCCTATCTGTATCCCTTTGGCGAAGCCTTGGCCGGTGTATTGATGCTGGCCGGCGCCATGATGTGGCTGTCTGTGCCCATTGCTTTATTTATTGGTGGCATAGGTGCCTGGTCAGTGTTCAAGGCGGTCTATATCGACAAGCGCGAATTGAAATGCGCTTGCGTGGGTGGCGACAGCAAGGTGCCCCTGGGCTTTGTATCGCTCACAGAAAACCTGATGATGGTTGCGATGGCTGTCTGGATGATGATCAAGCCATCCTTGCTAAGCGCTTAGCAGTACACAAGACCAGAAGCCATACGCGCACAGCCTCAGTCTGAAAGAGATGGCTGGGTACTGCTTACAGTTCAGCGGGCTCGCCTCGCAAAAAGGCTTGGGCCCGCTGCGCCATGATGGCTTCGCGACGGATAAAGTCCGCCACAAAATCATTCACCGGGCGGTGGTGCAAGCTGTAGGGTGTGTCCCACTGAATGATCTTGCCAGCCTGCATCACGCCAATGCGATCGGCAATGGCAAAGGCTTCAGCCTGATTATGCGTGACCAGAATCGCGGTAATGCCTGCGCTTTGCAGGATATCGCGCACCTCGAAGGCCAGACGTTCGCGGGTATCCACATCCAGATTGGAAAAGGGCTCGTCCAATAACAGCAGGGAAGGTTTGGGAGCCAAGGCCCGTGCCAGGGCCACACGCTGTTGCTGACCGCCCGACAACTCATGCGGATAACGCTGCGCCAGACGCGGCAAATCCACCAGTTCCAGCATTTCCAGAACTCGGGCCTGACGCTGGGCTTTATCCCATTTACGCAGACCAAAGGCCACGTTTTTTTCTACCGTCAGGTGAGGGAAGAGGGCGTAATCCTGGAACATCATGCCCACATGACGATCCTCCGGCGGCACTTGCTGAGCAACAGCTGACAAGACACGGCCATTCAACAGAATATGCCCGCTACGCAAGGGCTCGAAACCGGCAATCGCTCGCAAAACCGTGGTCTTGCCACAGCCCGATGCGCCTAGCAGACAGCCAATTTCCCCTTGGGGCAGATGCAGGCTGAGCTGGTCAACAACTGGCCGAAAGCCTTCGGACGTCTCATAGGACAGGGTAATCGCCTGCAAATCCAGAAAATCGTTCATGATGCGCGTGGGCCAGAGGCCATCAATTGAGTACGTGCCAATAAAATAACGGGGATCAGGCCGGCCAGCACAATGGCCAGGGCAGCAACTGCGCCTTCCTCATACGTCCCACGAGCCGCTTCGGCATACAGCCAGGTTGCCAGGGTCTCGAAGTTCATCGGACGCAACAGCAAGGTCGCGGGCAGCTCTTTCATGGCATCCACAAAAATAAGCAGGGCAGCCGCGCCCATGGCGGGACGCAGCAAAGGCAAGTGCACGCGTTTGAGCGTACCTGCCGGGGTTTCACCCAATAAACGGGAAGCCTGCTCCAAAGAAGCAGGAATACGAGCCAGACCAGCTTCAATACCGCCGATCGAGATCGCCAGAAAACGCAGGGTATAGGCCAGGACCAGGGCCAGTGTGGACCCCATCAACAACAGGCCCGTCGCCGAGATACCCAACCAGGACATGAGGTGATTGTAAAAGGAGTCAAACATGACCAAGGGCGTCAACAGGCCAATCGCCAGCACCGTTCCCGGAATCGCATAACCCAGACTGCTGACACCAGCCAGAAAGCGGGCCAGACGCGGCTTGCGCCCCGAACGTACCGTACGAGCAGCCCAGGCCACGATCAAACCACAAGAAAGCGTCACAATAGTTGCCAGAGCAGCGATATATAGGGTGTTCCAGGCACTGCTCAGCAATTGTGCCGATACACCGCCTGCCAGGCTCACATGCTTGACCGTCTCGTTCAACAAATACAGAGACGGGGCGACAAAGCCCACCAGCACAGGCGCCACGCCCAAAGCAATGGCAATACAGGCGGCCGAGCCTTTCAGTTGCGTAGGCCGAATAGGTTCAGAGCGTTGATTACTGGAATAGGCTTGGCGACGGCGACCATAGCGCTCGATGCTGATCAGCGCCGCCACCAGACAGAGCATGGAAACGGCAATTTGCGCCGCACCTGCCAAATCCGAGCGGGTCACCCACGTGGTGTAGATGGACACCGTCAGGGTCTGCACGCCCAGGAACTCGGAGGCACCAATATCGTTCAGGGTTTCCAGCAAGGCCAAGCTGACACCGACCGCAATTGCAGGGCGAGCCATGGGCAACACAACACGGAAAAACACGCTGCGACCCGATTCACCCATAATGCGGGCCGCCTCCAGCAGGCTGGCCGATTGCGTGGCAAACATGGCGCGCGTACTCAGATAAACGTAGGGGTAGAGCACCGAGCCCAACAAGAAAATCGCCCCGCCCAAAGAGCGCAGATCCGGCAAACGAAACTCACGCGGGCTGCTATAGCCCAATACATAGCGGATGGCAGACTGAATCGGACCGATCGGATGCAGCAAGTCCAGATAGGCAAAGGCCACGATATATGTCGGCACCGCCAGGGGCAGCAACAAAGCCCATTGCAAGACTCGTCGTCCGGGAAACTCGTAGGCGGTAATCAGCCAGGCTGAACCGACTCCCAAACAGCTCACGACCACGCCTACCCCCAGGAGCAGCAGCAAGGTATTGCTCATGGCTTGGGGCAGAACAAACTGGAACAGATGTGACCAGTGCTCGGTCGAGCCGCCCAAGGCGTGAGTCAGCAAGGTAAAAACAGGCGCAGCCACGATCAGGGCAATCACAGCAGCAGCCAAGGACCAAAGGGGCAGACGACGAAAAAAGGGCATTATGAAAGGCTAGGTATTACAGGCGCTTAAATGCGCGACGACCGCCGCTCTGATTTCTCAAAGCTGGCGGTCGTAGAAAAAGAGTAGGGCGATTTTAGTTGTCGAAGCCAACTTTATCTACCAACTCGCTGGCTTGTTTGCGATGTTTGGCGATTTCAGTCAGTGGCAAAGGATCAATCGTCATGGGGCCGAAGCTGGCAACCACAGGGTCCAGCTCAACACCGGCGCGTACGGGGTATTCGTAGTTGGCCTTGGCGTACAGGCTCTGGGCTTTCTCGGAAACCAGGTACTCCAGCAGTTTGACGGCATTGTCTTTATTAGGGGAGTGCTTGGCGACCGCAGCACCGGAGATATTCACGTGTGTGCCACCGCCTTTGGTGTCGGCAAAGGTGGGACGCACCACATTGATGGCTTCACCCCATTTGTAAGCATCGCTACCGGGTTCGGCGTTCTTCATGCGGCCTACGTAGTAGGCGTTGGCGATACCCACATCACAAATACCGCCCAGAATGTCACGGGCTACGTCGCGGTCACCACCGGCTGCCTTGCGGCCCAGATTGTCTTTCACGCCACGCAGCCACTTTTCGGTTGCTTCCGTACCATTATGGGCAATCATGGCAGCAACCAAGGCCGTGTTGTAGGGATGCTGGCCGGAGCGGATGCAGACTTTGCCTTTCCATTTTGGATCAGCGAAATCTTCGTAGTGAATGCTTTTCACATCCACGTCCTTGGCAACGTAAGCCACACGATCCCGCAAGGACAGGGAGTACCACTGTTTGTCGGCACCACGCAGATTGGCGGGGATGGCGCCGTCCAGGGTGGCGGACTCGATAGGCTGGGTAATACCGGCTTCAACCAGATCCAGCAGGTTACCGATATCCACCGTCATCAGAATGTCGGCAGGCGACTTGTCGCCCTCTGTTTTCACACGCTCGATCAGGCCGTCTTTCACAAACACGGTATTGACCTTCACGCCTGTGTCCTTGCTGAAGGTTTCCAGCAGGGGAGTGATCAAGCCAGGTTCGCGTGTGGTGTAGAGGTTGACTTCGCCGGAGGCAAAAGCCGCCATCGACATAGTGCCCATAGCGGACAGAAGCAAAGCTTGGGTCAGGGCACGGCTACGAAGAGTAAAGCGCATTATCAACACTCCAAAACAGGCGGAAATAGCGTGAAAACCGGCCAGAAGCCAGAAAATGTGAATGATTATCAAACGTATGCAAAAACTAGGCAAGAGCTATTTAGCTGTCAGGCGCTTCAGTCTTCATCTTTCACGATGAAATCTCTTTGAAACAAGGAAAGTCGCGGCTTTCAAAACTTAATGGTAAGTCCTGATTGCGATCAAATCGTATTGCTGAATGAGCATGGATTTACCTGGGGAACTCGGTACAATGGTCAAATATTTGCTTACTGATTCGGGCACTTTTGCCCCACGAGACGACAATTACCATGGCAGCTTTCAATACCGAACAAGTGCTTAGCGTCCACCACTGGAATGACACTCTGTTCTCATTTACCACCACCCGCGACGCCGCCCTGCGTTTTCATAATGGGCACTTTGTAATGATCGGTCTGGAAGTCGATGGCAAGCCGCTGATGCGCGCTTACAGTATTGCCAGCGCCAACTACGAAGAAAATCTGGAGTTTCTCAGTATCAAGGTGCAGGACGGCCCCTTGACCTCGCGCCTGCAGCACCTGAAAGAGGGCGACACCATTCTGGTCAGCCGCAAACCCGTGGGCACCCTGGTTATTGACGACCTGCGCGCGGGCCGCAATCTGTTCCTGTTTGGTACCGGTACCGGACTGGCTCCTTTCATGAGCATCATCAAGGACCCCGACACCTACGAGCGCTTTGAAAAAGTCGTGCTGGTGCACGGCGTGCGTTTCGTCAGCGAGCTGGCCTACTCGGATTTCATCCAGAACGAATTGCCACAGAACGAATACTTTGGTGAAGTAGTACGCGAAAAACTGCTGTATTACCCCACCGTCACCCGCGAAGAATTCCGCAATACCGGCCGCATTACCGACCTGATCGAGACCGGCAAGCTGTGCGAAGATCTGGGCATTCCTCAATTGGACCCCGCTCAGGATCGCGCCATGCTGTGTGGCAGTCCCGCCATGCTGGCCGATATCAGCGCCATGCTCGATAAGCGCGGTTTTGAAGTGTCACCTGGTGTGGGTCAACCCGGTGACTACGTGATTGAACGTGCTTTCGTGGAAAAATAATCACGCCAAGATCTGTTAATTTTAGCTATAGGCGCTTAAACTCTGATAGTACAACACTCATCAGAGGTTTCTTATGACTAAGCAAGTTGTCTTCACCGATGCCGCTCCGGCAGCTGTAGGCCCATACTCTCAGGCCATTATCGCTTCGGGCGGCAAGACAGTATTTCTGTCTGGCCAAATCGGTCTGGAGCCTGCCACAGGCGAACTGGTATCTGAAAATTTTGAAGGTCAGGTACGTCAGGCATTTGCCAACCTGGAAGCTGTGGTCAAAGAAGCTGGTGCCAATCTTGGCGACATCGTCAAACTGACCTTGTTTTTGACAGATCTGTCCCGTTTTGCCAGCGCCAATGCCATCATGGCCGAACTGATTCCCCAGCCTTTCCCCGCACGCTCCACCATCGGTGTGGCCAGCTTGCCTAAAGGCGCTCAGTTCGAGGTCGAGGCTATCCTCAATTTCTAAAGACGTATTGCCATGACCGCAGGTCGGCCTGCGCCTCAGGCCAAACGGGCTGCGCCACGCAAAGCGCTCAGTCTGGACCAGAAGTTTGAAAAGCTTGGCCTACGAGAGCCTGCCGACTTCGTGGTCCATCTTCCTTTGCGCTACGAGGACGAGACTCAGGTTGAGCCCATTGCCCATCTTTACCCTGGCAAGATGGCGCAAATTGAAGGACGCATTCTTAGTACAGACGTCCAGGCTCGTCCCCGTGCGCAACTGCATGCACGTATTGCCGATGAAAGTGGCGAGCTGGCTTTGCGCTGGCTGCACTTTTATCCCAGCCAGCTCAAGCAACTGCAAGGGGATTTGCCGCTGCGAGTACGCGGCGAAGTGCGTCAGGGCTTTCATGGCCTGGAAATGGTGCATCCCAAGGTCACCAAAGCCGGCCAGCCCCTGGCCCGCGCCTTGACCCCTGTGTATCCCACTACCGATGGCTTGAGCCAGGTACAGCTGCGCAAAGCCATCGCCGATGCGCTCAATAATGCGGATCTGCGCGACACCCTGCCTGAAGAAGTGCGGACCGAATATGGTCTGATGCCTTTTAACGAGGCTATCCGGCTGTTGCATTACCCGCCGCCCGAACTCAGCTATGACGATTTGTTCGAGCATGGTCATCCGGCCTGGAGCCGCATCAAGTTTGATGAATTGCTGGCTCAGCAATTGTCCTTGGCCCAGGCTCGCGCCGCCCGTCAGGCTCAGCGCGCCAAGCCCATGCGTGAAGGCAATAGTGATCTGGCCAAAGCCTTGCTGGCCTCTTTGCCCTTCAAACTAACGGCAGCTCAAAAACGCTGCGTCAAAGAAATCAGCGCGGACATGAAGCGCTCATATCCCATGCATCGGCTCTTGCAGGGGGATGTGGGTAGCGGCAAAACCATTGTGTCGGCCATTGCCGCTGTGCAAGCAATTGCCAGCGGTTTTCAAGTAGCCTTGATGGCACCGACTGAAATTCTGGCCGAGCAGCACTATCTGAAAATGCGTGCCTGGCTGGAGCCTTTAGGCGTCGAGCTGGCCTGGTTAAGCGGCAGTTTGGGCGTCAAAGCCAAACGTCTGGCTTATGAAGCCATCAGCTCCGGACAAGCCAGACTGGCCATCGGCACCCAGGCCCTGATTCAGGACAATGTGCAGTTCCAGCAATTGGGCTTGGTGATTCTGGATGAACAACACCGCTTTGGTGTTGGCCAGCGTCTGGAACTGAACCGCAAAGGGGATGCGCAGGACAAGAAAGGGCAAGCCTACTTGCCGCATCAACTCAATATGAGTGCCACGCCCATCCCACGTACCTTGGCCATGGCCTTTTTCGCCGATCTGGATGTCTCCGCGATTGACGAGCTGCCACCAGGCCGCAGTCCCATCATTACCAAGCTGGCCGCGGATAATCGCCGTGATGAAATCATGGCACGAGTCCGGGCCGAAGTCGCCCAAGGCAGACAAGCCTATTGGGTCTGCCCCTTGGTTGAAGAAAGCGAAGCACTGCAATTGCAAACCGCCGTGGATACCCATGCCGCTCTGGAGCAAGCCTTGGCCCCTTTGCGGGTTGGCCTGATTCATGGCCGCCTGTCCTCCACGGAAAAGGCGGAGGTCATGGAAGCCTTTCGCAGCGGCAATCTGGACGTGCTGGTCGCAACCACCGTAATTGAAGTCGGTGTAGACGTGCCCAATGCTTCTTTAATGATTATTGAACACGCCGAGCGCTTCGGCCTGGCCCAGCTGCACCAGTTGCGCGGCCGGGTAGGGCGGGGGCAGATTCAGTCCGTCTGCGTCTTGCTGTATCAGGCACCGCTGTCAGCTATTGCCCGCCTGCGCTTGCGCGCCATGTATGAAACCACTGATGGCTTTGAGATTGCCCGCCGCGACCTGGAGCAACGCGGCCCGGGCGAGTTCATGGGCATGCGCCAATCGGGGCAGGCAGGCTTGCGTTTTGCCAGCCTGGAGTCCGATGAAGATTTGATCGAGCAGGCCCAAACATTGGCCAGCACCTTTCGCCGTGATTATCCAGACCACGCTTACCACCATTTACAGCGCTGGATGAAGGGCCGGGAAGAATTACTCCGTAGTTAACCCAAGGTCTTAATGCTGTTTTGCACAAGGAATTGTCATGACATTGACCGAGCTGAAGTACATCGTTGCCGTAGCACGCGAGCGTCATTTTGGCCGTGCTGCCGAAGCCTGCTTTGTGAGCCAACCGACCCTGTCGGTGGCCATCAAGAAGTTGGAAGACGAGTTAGGCGTGGTCATCTTCGAGCGTGGCGGGCCCGAAGTGGCTATTACCCCCATTGGGCTGCGCATTGTCACCCAGGCCCAGAAAGTCCTGGAAGAGGGCGCCAACCTGCGTGAGATTGCCCGCCAGGGTCACGATCCTTTGGCTGGTCCCTTGCGCGTTGGCATTATTTACACGGTGGCACCGTACCTGCTGCCCAAGCTCGTTCCCAAACAGATCGAGCTGACCCCGCAGATGCCACTTTTATTGCAAGAAAACTTTACTGTGCGCCTGCTGGAACTGTTGCGCCAAGGTGAGATTGATTGCGCCATTGTGGCCTTGCCTTTACCCGAAACCGGCCTGGTCATCCGCGAGCTGTACGACGAGCCTTTTGTAGTGGCCATGCCCCATGAACATGCCTGGGCCAAACGCAAGGAAATTGATCCCGAACAGCTGAAAGACCAGACCATGCTGCTGCTGGGTGCCGGTCATTGTTTCCGCGATCAGGTGCTGGATGTGTGTCCGGAACTATCGCGCTTTTCCGCGTCCAGCGAAGGCATACAGCGTACCTTTGAAGGCTCTTCGCTGGAAACCATCCGTCATATGGTGGCCACCGGCATCGGTCTGACTGTGCTGCCTGCCAGCTCGCTGACAGCCCCCGGCCAGGCCAATGAACTGCTGGCCTATGTCCCCTTCAAAAAGCCCATTCCAGATCGGCGCATTGCTTTGGTCTGGCGCAAAAGTTTTCCACGTATCTCCGCCATTGATGCCTTGACCCGTGGGATCATGGAAAGTGGCTTGGCGGGGGTCAACTACTTAAAAGTCGAATACAACAGCAATTTCCCGTATCCTGAACTAGCGTAAGTCGCACACCTACTGCGTGTTATTCTGCTTCAGTACCTATTTAGCCCTCTGTTCAACAGGAGTCCACTATGGCAAAAGCCGTGAAAGCAGTGAGTAAAACAGCCAAGGTCAGCAAGGCCGAAGAAGCCCCGAACACTGATACCAAGGTCGCAGTTGCAGCCGATGTAAAGGCTGAACCGAAACCGGCAGCCGCCAAGGCCCCCGCCAAAAAAGTGACCGCTAAAAAGGCCGTCGCCAAAAAACCTGCCGCCGCAGCCAAAGCTCCCGCCAAGGCGGCTGCTAAACCCGCTGCGAAGCCTGCTGCCAAACCAGCCGCTACCCGCAAGCCTGCCGCGACCAAGCCTGTTGCCGCCGCCAAGCCCGCTGCACCTGCCAGCGCTGCCAGCAGCGCACTAAAGATTGATATCGGCATTTCGACGGCAGACCGTGCTGCTGTGGTGAAAGAGCTGTCCAAGGTACTGGCCGACTCCTACACCGTGTATCTGATGACGCACAACTTCCACTGGAACGTCACCGGCCCCATGTTCAAGACACTGCATGAGCTGTTCATGACGCAGTACACCGAACTGTGGCAAGCCCTGGATGACATCGCCGAGCGTATCCGCGCCCTGGGTCACTACGCCCCAGGCACCTACGCCGAATTCCAGAAGCTGTCCTCCATCACCCAGCCTGCTTCCGTGCCTGATGCCACCACCATGATCGAACTGCTGGTCAAAGGTAACGAAGCCCTGGCTCGTACCGCGCGTGCCGCTTTTGATCGTGCCGACTCGGCCGACGACCAGCCCACCGCTGACTTGTTGACCCAGCGCCTGGACGTGCACGAGAAAAATGCATGGATGCTGCGCAGCCTGCTGCAGTAATTCCGGCTTTATCGCCCTCAGATAGCGATAAAAAAGGGCCACCAAACGGTGGCCCTTCTTGTTCCTCCTATAGAAAACCCTGAATTAGGCTCCAAGGCAGGCATAAAGCCCTGTTATCGGTGTATGCTTTCCTGCATATTCACGGAGGTGTTTTCTATGAAAATTCGTTTCACTCCTGTTGCAGCGGCCATGAGCCTGGCAACGGGTCTGCTCTTGTCCGGTGCTGCTCACGCTGACAACATCCGTATCGCACTGGCCGGTCCTTTCACAGGCTCGGTTACCCAATACGGTGACATGGTCAAACAAGGCGTCGATACGGCCATCGAACAGATCAACGCTGCCGGTGGCGTTCTGGGCAAACAGCTCGAACTGGTCACTGTTGACGATGCCTGCGAACCCAAGCAAGGTCCCGTCGCAGCCAACCGTATCGTGAATGACAAGATCCACTATGTTGTCGGTCACGTTTGTTCGGGTGCAACCATCGCGGCCACCGATATCTACAACAACGAAGGCGTGTTGATGGTAACTCCATCGGCAACAGCACCTGCTGTTACCGACGGCAAAGGCTACGAAATGATCCTGCGCACCATCGGTCGCGACGATCAGCAAGGTCCAGCCGCTGCCAAATTCATTCTGGAACAGATCAAGCCCACTAAAGTTGCCGTCCTGCACGACAAACAGTCCTACGGCCAAGGTATTGCCGCTTCGGTTCGTTCCGAACTGCAAAAAGCCGGTACCGAAGTTGCCCTGTTTGAAGGCATCAACGCGGGCGACAGCGATTACTCCGCCGTCATCACCAAGCTGAAATCCACCGGCGTGGACTTCGTGTATTTTGGTGGCTACCACCCTGAAATGGGCCTGCTGCTGCGTCAAGCCGCTGAGCAAGGCGTGAAAGTCCATTTCATGGGTCCAGAAGGCGTGGGTAACCCTGACATTAATGCGATTGCCGGCAAAGCCGTTGAAGGCATGCTGCTGACCTTGCCTGCGGACTTCTCGCAAGATCCGGACAACCAGGCCATCGTCCAGGCTTTCAAGGACAAGAAGCGCGATCCTAGCGGCGCGTTCCAGCTGTCCGCT
This genomic window from Alcaligenes faecalis contains:
- a CDS encoding GNAT family N-acetyltransferase is translated as MDLDFQWKRLDDLSTREMYTIIQAREAVFVVEQACAYQEVDGLDLDSWHLSVLKDGELAAYARVVEPGLKYEEPSIGRVLTLAKFRSLKIGYALVAEAIRFTETHYPGAGIRIGAQAHLQKFYGSLGFEPVGEIYDEDGIAHIDMVKAAVIA
- a CDS encoding LysR family transcriptional regulator, with the protein product MTSQLNLNALRVFVQVAESGSFTAAAQALDLPTSNVSRYVAQLERQIGQRLLERSSRQLRLTSVGQGLFDTVQPWWGALKQAEQDLLDQRTRLSGRLRICIPSEVGPFLLAGILADFAAQHPELELHCQTNLEGPGVLAQDFDLALLMCRGALPDSSLVVQELCSFDCQVVAAPALIQQYGMPTSLEELEHLPCITTDTALDGQAWQFVLPDGRFQILNVPSRFRVNSGLLAGAGAVKGLGFAMLAQQGCEKEIKQGRLVSVPLPLPPAPLRLVLAYTHRRHLSNSARALIEYLKAQDDISALPGLSEQ
- a CDS encoding MFS transporter, with the protein product MSDSEVFHPRLRARAVSFIQFVHALEFMALTPLFVWMAMDFTVPATYAGYAASAYMGAAALSGILAARWMHRATLKPLLLLALILLAVLTALGAVSSEFGLFILLRFGAGLLGGFLMSAALTLLLNGMNAEQRTDAIAIVVSAFALGSIIGMPATLFIAVELGWRIALMVLAGLCLFAAAIAYRYLPSSPPLAARASQLAMGKEAWRWLSLPAIAQAGSLLLIPVLIPILALRYGTQLQQMPAIFMLGGVAALVASRLSVTGIKKWGETLVSDLGTLILLLSLAMLALGWGTAYGFMILFMIGSYCRLVCASACSASYPTQAQRGRFMALQTTSNHIGSFIALAVPSLLLGTLDMSLSTLNVLLLLTALVALALPVLMRGAAAKPSRSDDQMQTTDH
- a CDS encoding MauE/DoxX family redox-associated membrane protein, producing the protein MATHTAKRAELYRMVTAEHICPFGLKARALLKRKGYELEDHWLRNREEIDAFKAEHHVSTTPQTFIDGKRIGGYDELVEYFGGTVKDKDAVSYTPVIALFVMAALMALAVSWAAFEQIVLLQTVEWFIAIAMCLLAVQKLKDVDGFATMFLNYDLLAQRWVRYAYLYPFGEALAGVLMLAGAMMWLSVPIALFIGGIGAWSVFKAVYIDKRELKCACVGGDSKVPLGFVSLTENLMMVAMAVWMMIKPSLLSA
- a CDS encoding ABC transporter ATP-binding protein, with the protein product MNDFLDLQAITLSYETSEGFRPVVDQLSLHLPQGEIGCLLGASGCGKTTVLRAIAGFEPLRSGHILLNGRVLSAVAQQVPPEDRHVGMMFQDYALFPHLTVEKNVAFGLRKWDKAQRQARVLEMLELVDLPRLAQRYPHELSGGQQQRVALARALAPKPSLLLLDEPFSNLDVDTRERLAFEVRDILQSAGITAILVTHNQAEAFAIADRIGVMQAGKIIQWDTPYSLHHRPVNDFVADFIRREAIMAQRAQAFLRGEPAEL
- a CDS encoding ABC transporter permease; amino-acid sequence: MPFFRRLPLWSLAAAVIALIVAAPVFTLLTHALGGSTEHWSHLFQFVLPQAMSNTLLLLLGVGVVVSCLGVGSAWLITAYEFPGRRVLQWALLLPLAVPTYIVAFAYLDLLHPIGPIQSAIRYVLGYSSPREFRLPDLRSLGGAIFLLGSVLYPYVYLSTRAMFATQSASLLEAARIMGESGRSVFFRVVLPMARPAIAVGVSLALLETLNDIGASEFLGVQTLTVSIYTTWVTRSDLAGAAQIAVSMLCLVAALISIERYGRRRQAYSSNQRSEPIRPTQLKGSAACIAIALGVAPVLVGFVAPSLYLLNETVKHVSLAGGVSAQLLSSAWNTLYIAALATIVTLSCGLIVAWAARTVRSGRKPRLARFLAGVSSLGYAIPGTVLAIGLLTPLVMFDSFYNHLMSWLGISATGLLLMGSTLALVLAYTLRFLAISIGGIEAGLARIPASLEQASRLLGETPAGTLKRVHLPLLRPAMGAAALLIFVDAMKELPATLLLRPMNFETLATWLYAEAARGTYEEGAVAALAIVLAGLIPVILLARTQLMASGPRAS